From the genome of Lonchura striata isolate bLonStr1 chromosome 10, bLonStr1.mat, whole genome shotgun sequence:
TTCTAACTATTGCTTTGCAGACCTACCTTTCTTTGTAGGTCAGCTTTAAATAGGCACCTCGCCCTGTGTGCAGGCACACAGCATCACTGCTCCTGCAGATCCCAAAATCGAGTGTAGTGCTGCAGTGTGGCTGGATCAAGCACACAGACTGACCTTTTCCTGCATTTCATGTCTTCAGTTCTCTTCCCCACCAGTCTGGAGAAGCCTTGCAGTTGTGTTTGACTGTCTCTGGTGTTTTTAAGCCAGCCCATGCATGGCTTGGAACCCCAAAAGGCAGCTTTTGTTTTGAGTGGATGGAGGGGTGGGTGTTTCTCCAGTGAaatcctgagctgctgcttgctCCTTTGTCTCCTTTCTTGCTGTCAGACTCTGTTCTGCTTGCACCCAGGTCCAGCACACAGGATCTGCTCTCCAGGCAGGCTCTGCGGTGGGATCATCACGCTGTGCTGACAGGCTGCATCCCCAGGACTGCAGAGCATCCCAAGTGGCCCACATTTTATAAAATGCACGGGTGAAAAGAGAGAAGTGTGGTTCTTCTCATCTGCctcaggctcctggagcagcctgagcgCTGCTTCAGGGCTGGCTCTGAGTTGGCCCATGGTGAAATCAGCCCCCAGGATGATTTCAGCCCCCAGCATGATCCTCCCTGAGTGAGGATCTGGAGGGTGAGCACAGCCCATGTGAGGGTTGGCTGTTGTTACATTTCCAAATGTCCTGTCTTTTAATACAGCCAAGTCCCAAGAGCAGAGACCATCAGGCAAAACAAACACAATTATGCAAAACAAACCTGGTTCCCAAAGCAAGCACTGACAGCCCCTCCTTTCCTGGCAAAGGAAATCACTGCTGAAGGTGTTTACCCAAACTGAGAGCTGGAGAATTGGGTTTGCTATTCAGTTGCTtggcttttggggttttgtgttgcaatctttatttaaacataGAGGACAGAAAagacatttgttttgtttgtttgtttggggttttctttcagTTCCTATGACTTTTAAAGGAATGAAGAGTTTATTGTGTGTGAAATGCAGGAAGAGTCTAAATGAACAACAGATGAGGGGAAATAGACTGAGGAAAATTAGGGCTGTTTGCTACCAAAGGAAGTAATCATTGTACATATATTAAATTCCAATCTCTAACTGAGAATGTGCTTGTTATGCAAGAAACCTGACTGTAAGGAAAACAGAGAACTATGTGGAGTCTTTACAAGGTGGGGCTTTAAAAGTGGTAAGTATGGGTTTGGTAAATAAGGCAGGAGGCAGCTTTTACTGAAACCAGTGGTGGCTGGAGAGTCACCCAGAGTTTCCCATCATAGCAAAAGGTTATTTTCTGTGCAGAAGGGGGAAACTGTTCTCATACACCTGCTATTTGTAGGTAACATTTAGTGTGACTTTATAACGATAATGTAAATTCTGTCTGGACTTTTATCTGCCACATTCTCAGCTCATCCATCATTAGAGACACCTGATTCACCTATGACTTACCTGTAAGTCCCTGCTGGCCTGTTCCTTAAGGATAGTCTGCTCATTATCAGGGAGATAACCCTTACCTGGCCATCCCCTTCGGTGTTCCAGCCAAGGGAGGGTTTAGGTGATGGCAGGGGGTGCTGAGGGCTTCTTCTTCCCTTGGTCCTGCAGACTaacagcagggcaggtgcaCGAGTGCATTTCACTGCTGGAAGGCAAAAGCAGTGGTTCTTTCAGTGATAAACTGCTTACAGTGAGAGCCAGTGCAAATGGAATAAAGACTCTCACCAGGGATTTGTGGAGTGTGCAGTACATGGGCTTGACTTACAGGGTTGCCTTAAATCAGCCACAGATTTGACATTGCTAAATCTTTAAACAAAACACAGTGTTCCTCATTATTGCAAGATGGTAGACCCCCTGCTCAGTTAATTCCGCAAAAATATAggatgattttttaatttttttttttttttcttttagcagtAGAAAAATTGTAGCCTGGGGGAATGTTGCTTTGACAGATTGGGGTTATATGGCTGAGGCTGACCTatgcagcttccttccccttccccctcctgGCAGGCAGATGAAGCATTTATGATTGCAAGTGGCTAGCTGTATTTTGTTCTTTATCTGATGGAAGGCCACCACAGTAATCAAAAAGGACTTGTTacatattttgcttttcctgggAGGAATGCTTGAAAGCTCAGTAAAGAACctgtaaaaaatttaaaataaaaaaaaattggccaTGTGGGAGGAAGCATTTAAGCACAGGAAAGAACAGGGAATTGCACAGTCAAATAAGCAGTTCTTGGCAAAATTTAGAGACCAGCAGCAGTAAGAAGGATGCATTGGCACGTAAAAAAGAGTGGAAATTAACTGAAGAGAAATGGTAGCATCATATTTAGAATCTGTCACTTTATCAGAATTATCTTGACTGGTTATTAGCAAAAGAGAAGGAATTGAGTTTTTTAGAGGAAGAAGGGTTTCATTTCCCCTTCATTAGCTGAGGAACCTGCTGACAGGAATTAAGACAGAATATTGCTAACTGGCAGCTTCAACCATGTAAGAAAGGGTTATTTTTAACCCCGAGCTGCTCATGACTGCATTTGCAGCATGGCCCTGcttaaaaacaaccaaaactcTGCTGGCAAAACTAAGgctgctttgtgctgctgtgtgaGAATGGGAAGGAGAGGTCTGGGTGGGAATCCTGTGGGCAGTGGTGCCTCTGATGCTTGTGTGATGAAAATATGCCTCCAGTTCACCATTGTCCTCTGACCTCAATCCAGGCTGAAACAGGGGCTTTGCATAATCGTGCAAGGAGACAGCTCCTGCTCCAAAAGATGTTATGTTTTCAATTTTCAAAACAGACAAAGGAGACATTGTCAGCCCTTCACACATGGGAaacaggcagggagagagagattTGTCTGGGGCAAATGGGCTAATTTTGACAGAATGGGCACTTAAAGTGAAGTTTCCTGAATTCATTTGTGTATTATGACCACAAGGTTGGCCTTCCTTTCTGATGCTGGATTTTGTTCTTCCTGAAACTTCAGTTCAGGTACAGGGTTGATCAAAACCATTCCTTTGTTCTGTTTAATAAATATGCCAGGGATTCTTTCCTTGGGCACTGTGCAGCTTGCATGCAGGTCTGAGGTGAGCTCTGCAAATGCCTCAGAGGTGGATTTTCAGGTGGATTTCCATGTTGGGactgccaggagcagcaatGCAAGGAAAGGCAGAGGTGTGACTTTGTCTTGTCCTTGTGCCCCTGGGGATCACAGCCCCGTGGGTGTGTAGAAGGGGTCCTCCAAGAGCAGTAATGCTGTTCTGCTCAGCTTCACGTGGGAGGAAAAATCTTACTAACTCCAGTGTCCATTTGTCTTGCTCAAGCTCATTAAGTCCAGAAAGGCCAGTGAGATATGACACTGCATGACCAAAGTGGGGCTTTTTTATGAGGCACGATTGAGTGGAACCATCTGGGCTAGGAGAAGACCACACTTCTGAAATGAGCCTTTAGGAACACTAAAGTTAAGTGGCTGTCTGGGGCACCATGCTGAATGAAGGGCACTCACAGCTGCATGGGTTTTATGGGTTTATTTTATCTctgatgacaaaaaaaaaggtactAGTCATGTGGTTCCTCATGGATTTCAAGCCACTGTTAAAGAGTGGCATTGCCTGTGTTCTAGCCATGCTGGAACAGAGTTCCCAGCTTGCTGACTGCTCATGGACAATGATTTACAGTTACCTAATTTTTCTCTAAACTTAAAGGCAATCCCAAGTTATACTTCAAGAACAGAAACTTCAGTAAGTTCCTCAAGTGAACACTTGCACAGTCATCCCTGCAATACCCAAGTGGCTCACCCCTGTGGCTCCTGAGGTCACAGTCCCTTGGAAGGTGTACTGCTCACATACCTGAGGGCTGAGGGAATCTGCTCTTCAGAAACCAACACCTTTCTAGAAAGCTAAACACAAATTTGGGAGCATGACTTTCACTATGTCAATGGTTCATCTCAACTTAGGCAGTTAAAActgttcttttgttttaaagtcTCTGCTTAGTTTTGTTTGTTAGGGTTgttgtttggtgggtttttttttttttttattttgttacgGATTTTTTGTTCTTggggtttggcttttttgtttgtttgtttgtttgcgtgaggttttgggggttttttaaatttttattttattttattttatttatgccCCATTGGGGCATCTTCCTTAAGTACTTCCAGGGGCCTGGTTCCAGTTTCCAAAGATGAATCTGATTTCTGTGTTAGGAGGGGAACTCTTTCCTTCAAGCACTCTTCTGTGTGATAGACCTGGAAAGGGGCAAATTGAATTCAGTAGAATTTCTAAAATTGTAACCTATTTCCTATGCTTTTTATTCATTGAGATGAATCTCTGAGAAAGATCACTCATGGTAAAATATTTATCAGGGTATTACATCAACTAAGGTAATGTAATAGCTCTTATAGTGCAGGTGTGAAGAAAAGTTCTTGTTCCTTAAACTTTCTCCAATCCATGTCCTGTTCAATGTATCTGTTTCAGTGGACTCCAGAAGCTTTGCATGATATTTATTAATCTGATTTACTAACAGTCTCCTAAACTTTaaacagagacacagagagaaGATAAGCTGGACTCAGCCTTGCAGGAATCAGATTCATGCCAACTCTGCCACTTCTATTTGACTTTATGCACATCATTTAATATTTGTGGTTCCCCTGTCTGCCAAATGCAGATaccagttctttttttttccctatccaTACTTGTATAGGTGGCATGTTTGGACAGGAATCAGCTCCTCCTTTGTCTGTGGTTACCTCACACACAAAAAGAGTCCCTAATCTTAGGGATCAGGGAGAAGCAACCTTCTAGTTGCTTCTGTAGCCACAAAATAATAAATGGCTTCGACCTGCTCAGTGAAAAATGCAACCTTTGGATTAcatcagtgaaaataaaaatccactgCAGTTCACAAGTCAAAAACTGCTGATAGTGTTTAGCACCACTGTCTGTCATTGAACATCTGGCATTCATCactgctttccttttctttccagtgcTGTATTTTATCCCATCTATTGGAGGTTTCTTAGCTCAGTCTGTGTAAATTATGCCTGCCTCTCAGTCAGGGTAGTGGAGTCACTAAAGGCTGCCAggtaaaggaaggaaaaagaggtAGGCTTTTTTAAGTctataaaagaaaatgtctgctcccctttctctccctgtccctgtacACAGACAGTACTGGACAGTGTTACTAGACAGTGAGATACTCCTGCTATTGAAAAGAGATGGAATAGTTTCCAAAAATAACAAATGTCTGTACCAGCCCTAGTTATGAGGgcagaaagctggagaggaatTGGAGCTGCAGTGGACATCCGCTGCCATTGTTGGAAAGACCAAAATTGAAGGGCTTTGGAACAGCCCTTCAGCAGGTTTATAATGAATTAGGAAAGCAAACATTACTTAATATGAGACTTCCTGGGCAATGGCTTTgatgtattattttaaaactaaattgcTCTTATTGCAGGAATTTAAGTTATTAATAGGAAGAATAATACTGAAAGTGCTAGCAAAACAAGGGTCTGTTAAAATTGGATCAGACAGTATActttcatgtttttttcctcaaaaaactGTTCATGCCATCTCAGTGGCCATTCCATTCGGTGTCCCTGGACAGTGCTGGCCAGGCAGTGAGCTCTAGCAGCATTCTGAAGATGCATTTCTGATGGGGACATGAATCCTCCACCACCCTTGTGTGGAGCACTCCCAGCTGCATGTGTGTGTTGCCTGCCAAAGCCAGATGCTTCCATGTGTGCTCAGTGTCACAGCCCCATGCCCTGCAAGCACATGCCAGCTTTAGGAACTAGAGAAGGTATTTCCTCCTCCTGGAAACACAAAGACACCTCAGTCCCACGCTGCTGGCAGTTAGGGAAGAAAAGCCCATTTCCCTCTGTGTGGAGAGGGCTGTTGCACACTTCCATCTCTGTCAATCCCAGAACTTCATGGGCTGAAGCCAGAGGGTCTCTGTAAGAGACAGCTGTCATGTTTTCAGTTCTGGGGACAGCTTGTATTGTTGAGGACTTCATTGTACTTAGAACAGCAAGAACGCCCCGTGTCATTATGTGTGTTCTTCCTGGCTGTCTTCTATTTAGTCTCGTGTCAAAAGTGTGTCTGAAGTTTGTTTGATTTAATGCCAGGTTGACTGAAATAGGAATAAATTATTGCTGGTTGTCAGCTCAGCCTTCTCTTTCTGCAAAGCATATTGTATACCTGATTTCCCATTGTTCTTCATTGATGTTCCTGTGTTTTTATCCTGCTACTCACTGCAGACTCCCAGATTTCAGCTCGGCAGCCAAATCAATCCAGCAGAGGATGTCCTGGTCAGCATCTGCGTGGAGTGGAGGTGACAGGCCCAGCTCAcagacagagctgggctgtCCTTCAGAGCAGGTcctggctggcacagcaggcACACGGTGCTTGGTGGGAAAggccaggcagtgccaggagccacAGTTGCTCTCTGAAGTCAATGAACAGGTTCAGTCCTGGTGATTTGCTCTGACTTTATAGTCTGTTGCTGGGAATGGACATCCTGATGAAGGTGCTACTACTTGGCAAGGCTGAAATGAGAAACACGGGTCTAAATTGCACAAATGGCTTTGCATGAGATATTGCAAGAAAAAAACTACCCACAAGTACAGTGGGGTGGATGATGTGATGTTGATTTACTCTCAGTTTTTTGCTGTCTGCTCTAGCTCTCTGCCTGCCAAGCATCTGTCCCGTTGCTAGCAGCATATTTAtgctgttttctcttcttcttgtAGAAAATTTTACTACATCACGCTGCTGAGAGACCCCGTATCTCGTTACCTCAGCGAATGGCGTCACGTCCAACGAGGAGCTACTTGGAAGACATCCTTGCACATGTGTGATGGCAGGACACCAACTCCTGAGGAGCTGCCCTCGTGCTACGAGGGCACGGACTGGTCGGGCTGCACGCTGCAGGAGTTCATGGATTGCCCGTACAACCTGGCCAACAACCGCCAGGTGAGGATGTTGGCTGACTTGAGCCTGGTGGGCTGCTACAACATGTCCTTCATCCCAGAGAACAAGCGAGCGCAGATCCTGCTGGAGAGCgccaaaaaaaacctcagagacATGGCCTTCTTCGGCCTGACAGAGTTCCAGAGAAAGACTCAGTACCTGTTTGAGAGAACTTTCAACCTGAAGTTCATCCGGCCCTTCATGCAGTACAACAGCACGCGGGCGGGCGGGGTGGAGGTGGACAACGACACCATCCGCAGGATCGAGGAGCTCAATGACTTGGACATGCAGCTCTATGACTATGCAAAGGACCTCTTCCAGCAGCGCTACCAGTACAAGCGGCAGCTGGagaggatggagcagaggaTAAAGAACCGGGAGGAGAGGCTCCTCCACCGGTCCAACGAAGCCCTTCCCAAGGAAGAGACCGAAGAGCAAGGACGTTTGCCCACCGAGGACTACATGAGCCATATTATAGAGAAGTGGTAGCCTAGGCAGACTTTTATATTAATGATATTCTAGGGTTTCCATATAAGAGATCGTGGaagtaaaaattacaaaaaaaaaaaaaaaaaaaaaaaaaaaaacctgacaaaaaatattttatttaaaaacaagtcTGTAAAACAGAAGATAGATTGCTTCCTTAAGCATAGGGTCTTTTTACTGTTTCTTACAAGACCGATGagattcttaaaaaaaaacaataaatacataaaaataaagaaagggtCAACATTCTAATGCAGAGataaaaaaatgcacaaatgcAGTTACCCACGCATGAGGCCAAATACAGAATGTTTCTTATCCTCATGATTTTAACACAAATGGCAGaagcaggatttttaaaaatctgtttatcCCCTGAGCCTAATGATCTAAAGatacataatttaaaaacaaggaaacagaggggtttttttgtgggggaggtgggatgggaattgCACTGTTTGTCAGTAACTGATAATGGTGACTAAGTTGAGGATGGGCCATCCTGTCAGGCTGGGATCTGAGCACACAGGCAGTAACAGCATTTCAGCTGGCAGCCACTGCCAGAAAGTAGagcaccagaaaaaaaagaaaagaaaaaaaaacagtcagaGGATGAGAAACATTAAAGCAAATTGACTATGGCCTGGGAAATATACTTAGCACAGTGGTTCTGATTCATTGCACTGGTATCACATATACATATGCAGCTCCATCACAAAAATAATAAGGAATTCATACACAAAACACCCAAATTTGTTTCCCAGCCAGGTCCCAAAACAAGTTAAAAGCCAACCATAGACTCAAACCTGCATTCACATGTTGTCCTGTCAGCTTACACCACTACTATTCAACCACTATCAGTATTGTGTGTTGACAGCACACGAAAACCATATCCTACatactaccaaaaaaaaaaaaaaaaaaaaaaaaagaaaaaaaaaaaaggatgaaagatTTAATTACTCCTTCATAAATCCGCACAAAATTCAGACCCTGCAATGGATAAATCACTAATGGGAATGTGACAAGGGGgtgattttgttttgtctgttgCTATGTGAAATACTGACCCAGAATAAGCATACAGACCTTCCCAAGCTGtattatttcagttatttttactTGCTTTTATCAAGAGGTAATGGGCATCAGCCTGCTTCCAGTGAAGTCACTAGAACTGATACAAGTGGGAACAGGATGGGGCTCTCTTCCAGAGCTGTGAAAATTTCTGACTGTGGGTCTGAATTAATTATGAGACAGTGCACATTGTCTTTTGGCTGGGTGCCTGTTCTGCAGCCCTTACTTTAAATGAACAAGCTGTGTTCATAAAACTGGAAAGGAGAATCATGGATAGTGTTTTTTTAGTCTCAGACCACTCTCAAAGCAGAACTCTTTCAATGCTGTTTTTTAGGGCCTCATGTAAGTTTAATCCTCCAGTGTGGGGACAGTCTAACCAGGTTCTGCTTCCTGACTTTTGAGTCATAGAACAACAATGACTTCTCTAATTCCTCTTTCCACTCACCAAATTAAAATATGGCTTACTTTTTTGCTGTTGCAAGCACTTCTTTGTTTGGCTGGAAGCATGGAAATGAGGCAGTTTTTGCCTGGTTCATGTCTCACTCTGTTATTTCTCAGCCTGTAAGACCTGAACCAGCTATTGTTTAGGGTAAACTCTGAACCAAATGGAATATGATTTTGATTTTCAAAGGCCATGTTAACTGCAAATCAAATATGCTATTGAAATCACtggaggagaggcagagagCTGATGCATTCAACTTTAGCATGTCATTTTTACAGCATCCCTTTCCCATCACACAAATCCAGTGATGTGCTGCTTGGGTTGGATTTTAATCCTTTCTCTGCCTCTGTGTGCTGTTTCCAGCAGTTTCAAGTTCAGACTGAGTTTTGCAAAGATGGGATACACCTTGCTTTGGGAGACATTTTTCTCCTGAAGAGTAAAGGCAGCTAAAAacttgagaaaacaaaaagagcaCT
Proteins encoded in this window:
- the HS6ST1 gene encoding heparan-sulfate 6-O-sulfotransferase 1 translates to MKRAGRTMVERTSKFLLIVAVSVCFMLILYQYVGPGLSLGSPSGRSYSEELDLFPTPDPHYVKKYYFPVRELERELAFDMKGEDVIVFLHIQKTGGTTFGRHLVQNVRLEVPCDCRPGQKKCTCYRPNRRETWLFSRFSTGWSCGLHADWTELTNCVPGVLDRRESAAAKTPRKFYYITLLRDPVSRYLSEWRHVQRGATWKTSLHMCDGRTPTPEELPSCYEGTDWSGCTLQEFMDCPYNLANNRQVRMLADLSLVGCYNMSFIPENKRAQILLESAKKNLRDMAFFGLTEFQRKTQYLFERTFNLKFIRPFMQYNSTRAGGVEVDNDTIRRIEELNDLDMQLYDYAKDLFQQRYQYKRQLERMEQRIKNREERLLHRSNEALPKEETEEQGRLPTEDYMSHIIEKW